One genomic region from Longimicrobiales bacterium encodes:
- a CDS encoding 1-(5-phosphoribosyl)-5-[(5-phosphoribosylamino)methylideneamino] imidazole-4-carboxamide isomerase, protein MIVYAAIDLRAGRVVQLVGGSPEEERVSLPDAAAVARDWVRLGFTALHVVDLDAALGIGSNHDAVTAVIAAADEAHVQVGGGVRTTERVRELMESGAATVVVGTRGVTDRDWLEEIATSWPDRIVLAADVRGDDVVVRGWTESAGVTVGDLLGRIADLPLAGVLVTDVTREGRMSGADTERFRRLAAQSPHPVLASGGIAGADDLAALSRTGVMGAVVGMALYTGALDPAAVAREYV, encoded by the coding sequence ATGATCGTGTACGCGGCCATCGACCTGCGTGCCGGTCGCGTGGTCCAGCTCGTCGGCGGCAGCCCGGAGGAGGAGCGGGTGAGTCTGCCGGACGCCGCCGCGGTCGCGCGCGACTGGGTGCGGCTCGGCTTCACGGCGCTGCACGTGGTGGATCTCGACGCGGCGCTCGGCATCGGCAGCAACCACGACGCCGTGACGGCTGTGATAGCCGCGGCGGATGAAGCGCACGTTCAGGTCGGCGGCGGCGTGCGGACCACGGAGCGCGTGCGCGAGCTGATGGAGTCAGGGGCGGCGACGGTGGTCGTCGGCACGCGCGGTGTGACCGATCGCGACTGGCTGGAGGAGATCGCGACGAGCTGGCCGGACCGGATCGTGCTCGCCGCGGATGTGCGAGGCGATGACGTGGTGGTGCGCGGGTGGACGGAGTCGGCGGGTGTCACTGTCGGCGATCTGCTGGGCAGGATTGCCGACCTGCCGCTCGCGGGCGTCCTGGTGACGGATGTCACACGCGAGGGACGCATGAGCGGTGCGGACACGGAGCGTTTCCGCAGGCTGGCGGCACAGTCTCCGCACCCCGTGCTCGCGTCGGGCGGGATTGCCGGAGCGGATGATCTGGCCGCACTATCCCGCACTGGCGTGATGGGCGCAGTCGTGGGCATGGCACTTTACACCGGCGCGCTGGATCCGGCGGCCGTGGCGCGGGAGTACGTATGA
- the hisH gene encoding imidazole glycerol phosphate synthase subunit HisH, whose protein sequence is MNIAVVDYGTGNLHSLAKALENSGAHVRVETELEKALSADALVLPGVGAFGSAAAHLAPGVGALRSAIAQGMPCLGICLGMQLLFDVSEEGPGNGVSALSGRSRRLTGRRVPHMGWNDVEMVDDPLFAGMSRFVAYYANSYVVQPVDESEVIAWSRYGSERFPAAVRRDSVWGVQFHPEKSGAAGQQLLGNFVAQVGT, encoded by the coding sequence ATGAATATCGCGGTGGTGGACTACGGCACGGGGAACCTGCATTCCCTGGCCAAGGCGCTGGAGAACAGCGGCGCACATGTCCGGGTGGAGACGGAGCTCGAAAAGGCGTTGAGCGCGGACGCCCTCGTGCTGCCTGGCGTCGGCGCGTTCGGCAGTGCGGCCGCTCACCTGGCGCCGGGCGTCGGCGCGCTGCGCAGCGCGATCGCGCAGGGAATGCCGTGCCTGGGCATCTGCCTCGGCATGCAGCTCCTGTTCGACGTGAGCGAGGAGGGCCCCGGCAACGGCGTGTCCGCACTCAGCGGCAGGAGCCGCCGGCTCACAGGCCGGCGCGTCCCGCACATGGGCTGGAACGACGTCGAAATGGTCGATGACCCCCTCTTTGCCGGGATGTCCCGGTTCGTCGCGTACTACGCGAACAGCTACGTGGTGCAGCCGGTCGATGAATCCGAGGTCATCGCGTGGAGCCGCTACGGTAGCGAGCGATTCCCTGCCGCCGTGCGCCGCGACAGTGTCTGGGGCGTACAGTTCCACCCGGAGAAGAGCGGCGCGGCCGGTCAGCAGCTGCTGGGCAACTTCGTCGCGCAGGTGGGCACATGA